In Clostridiales bacterium, the genomic stretch CGAGCTTAAACTCGGCAGCAACACGTTCATTCCCGGCTTCGAAGACGGGCTTGTGGGCGCGGTGAAAGACCAAGAGCTCGACGTAAACGTGACCTTCCCCGAAGAATACCACGCCGAAAACCTCAAAGGCAAGGCGGCTGTGTTCAAGGTAAAGGTCCACGACGTGACCGAGGAAGAAGTTCCCGAGCTCACCGATGAATGGGTCAAGGAACGCGGCAGATACGAAACTGTCGACGAGTACAAGTCGGCTGTGCGCGAAAACCTCGAAGCTTCGGCTAAAAGTCGCACGCGTAACGAGCGCATCGACGCGGCGATGAAAGCTATCACCGACGCCAGCGAGTGCGATATCCCCGAAAAGATCGTAAATGCCGAGGTCGACAGAATGTATCACGAGTTCGAGCATCAAATGTCGCACTACGGCATTAAGCCCGAGGATTACCTCAAATACAGCAATTCGTCGGTCGCGCAGTTCCGCGAGGAGCGCAAAGAGCCGGCGGCGCGTAATATCAAGATGCGCCAGATCATGCGCGCTATCATCGACGCCGAGAAGATCGAGGTGACCGAGGAAGAGATTACTCAAAAGCTTCGCGATCCCCAGGTCCGCGCCGAACTCGAACACGTCGTCAAACACAACGGCGGCAGTGCTGAAGACTACGCGTACAACGATATGCTTACCGATAAATTCTTCGACTTCCTGCTGGGTAACAACGAGTTCGTTCTCGACAAGGCAGAGGAAAAACCCGCCGAGGAGAAAAAGCCTGCCGCAAAGAAACCCGCGGCAAAGAAAGCGGCGGATAACGCCGAAGGCGAGGAAAAGCCCGCTGCTAAAAAGGCTCCCGCCAAAAAGCCTGCGGCTAAGAAAACCGAACCCAAGGCGTAAAGCGATAAAACGATAACTAGGTGGCTCTATATGCGTAAAAACGATATTTTAAACGATTTGGTTCCTATGGTCGTGGAACAGACCAATCGCGGCGAGCGGTCGTACGATATTTTCTCGCGTATGCTCGAAGACCGCGTGGTCTTTCTTACGGGCGAGATAACCGACGTTACCGCCGACCTCGTGGTGGCGCAGCTCATGTACCTCGAAAGCAAAGGCGAGGATAAGGACATTTCGTTGTATATCAACAGTCCCGGCGGCTCGGTCACTGCGGGCATGGCGATCTATGACACCATGAACTATATCAAGTGCGACGTGGAAACTATCTGCGTAGGCATGGCGGCGTCCATGGGCGCGTTCCTACTTTCGAGCGGAGCCAAGGGCAAGCGGTTCGCACTTCCCAACAGCGAGATCATGATCCACCAACCGCTCGGCGGCGCGCAGGGCCAGGCGAGCGATATCGCTATCACCGCACAGCATATCCTTCGCGTTAAAAAGCGCATGAATATGATACTCGCTAAAAACTGCAATCAGCCGTTTGAGCGTATCGAGCGCGACGTAGACCGCGATAACTATATGTTCGCGGAAGAAGCGAAGGCTTACGGGCTTATCGATAACATTATAGAAAAGAGACCGTAAACTTAGCTCCGCGCTAATAAAATTTAGTATAACAATCTTTTGGAGACTACTGTATAAATGGTAAACAAAAACAACAACGGTCATGACGAAGCGCATTGCTCGTTTTGCGGTAAACCGGAATCCAAGGTCGAGCGACTGATTGCTGCGCCTACCGATAACGTGTATATTTGCGACGGGTGTGTGGCTATTTGCCGCGAACAGCTCAGCGAGCAAGCTCACGAGCCTGTAACCGACAAGGTCGCGCTGTTGCCGCCCGAGCAGCTCAAAGCCGAGCTCGATAAGTATATTATCGGTCAGGACGAGGCTAAGCGTGTGCTGTCGGTCGCCGTTTACAACCATTACAAACGCGTAAACTACAATCTCAGAAACGTAGGCAAGTCCGGCCGCAAAAAGGACGACGAGCGCACTGCCGCCGAGCGCGGCGAAGCCCCGGACGGAGTGGAGCTCAATAAGAGCAATATTCTCATGTTCGGTCCGTCGGGCTGCGGCAAAACTCTGCTTGCTCAAACTCTATCCAAAATACTCAAAGTCCCGTTCGCCATGGTGGACGCAACCACGCTCACCGAAGCGGGCTACGTGGGCGAGGACGTAGAGAACATTCTTTTGCGCCTTATTAAGAACGCCGACTATGACATTTCGGCTGCCGAGCGCGGCATTATCTATATCGACGAGGTCGATAAGATCGCGCGCAAGAGCGAGAACGTGTCGATCACCCGCGACGTATCGGGCGAGGGCGTTCAGCAATCACTGCTCAAAATCATAGAAAGCACTGTGTCGAGCATACCGCCCAACGGCGGGCGCAAGCACCCCCAGCAAGAGTTTATCCACATGGATACGACCAACGTATTGTTCATACTCGGCGGTGCGTTCGTTGGGCTCGACAAGATAGTAGGAGACCGTTTGGGCAAAACGCGCATGGGCTTCGGCGGCGTGCTCAAAAGCGAAGCGACCGATCCCGACGTAATGCTTCCGCAGGTCGGTCCCGAGGACTTGATCAAATTCGGGCTTATCCCCGAGCTCGTAGGGCGCGTACCCGTAACGGTTTCGCTCAGAGATCTCAAATCGGAGGATCTTGTCCGCGTGCTCACCGAGCCCAAGAACGCTATCGTCAAGCAGTACGTTAAGCTACTCGACCTCGACGGCGTTCAGTTAGAGTTTGATGACGGCGCGCTCACGGCGATAGCCGATAAGGCGATTGCGCTCCACACCGGCGCGCGCGGGCTCAGAACGATAGTCGAGAACGCAATGCTCGACATTATGTACAAAGCCCCGTCTGATAAATCGATCAAAAAGATCATCATAACGTCCGAAACGATAAGTAGCGGCGCACCGCCCAAGGTCGTAAAGGACGCGGCATAGCGAAATCAACCGCTTGGTAACTCGGGCGGTTTTTTCGTGCGGCGTTTTTGTCATACTATTGACAAAAATATGCGGCAAATATATAATATACTCATGAAAATTTATTTGCTCAGAAAATCGATAACCGATCTTAAAAACCCGATCGTTCGCACCGAGTACGAAACCTCTGCTTCGACAGTTCGCGAGTTCGTTACCGAAATGGTGAATAAGAACTACGCGGCGCGGCGGGTAAAGGACAGCCTTGCGGACTGTATCGCGGTCGCGCTCACGGAGTTCGAGGACGGCGGGTATTACGTAGTAAACACTACGCGGGATATCAAATATTCGGCGCTCGACCAAGATCTGGAAATGCACGAAAACGACGAGGTCGTTCTTATCAAGCTTAAATATTTGCGGGGGATAATATGGTAACCGATAAACGCATATTAAAAGCCATTGCTTCCGTCGACGATCCCGTCGTCAAGTCGATACTCGAACGCGAGGATTACGACGTCGGTCACGACGTGGATCTCGATTTCATATTCAAGCACGAAAAGGCTTACCGTAAGCTTATTCCCGATTATTTCGATACCATGGTCGAAGCTATCGAGCGCAACCAAATGCTCGGTTGGCATTTCCGCACTGTGCTAACGTCGTACCTGTGCCTGCAAACGGGCACGGTTGACCCCACCGACCTGAACTCGGTGAAGAATTTCGAGGCGGCGGGAATAGATATAACGGCGCTAAGTAATAGGTCTTTAATGAAAGGCTGTATAGACGGCAAGATATTCAAAACGGGTCTGGATAAAAAGAAATTCACCGCGCAAAACGTTATAGATTTTATTAATAAAAACCCGTTGTACACTTCGTTTTTTTCGCAATTATTGGTCACTTACGACGATACCACGCTGTGGCAAAACTCGGTAGAGCACGTGATAAACGCCAAGAACGAGGACGGGTTAAGGATAAGCGAGCTACGCGCCATGCTTACTACGACCAATCCGCGCGCGCTCGCGTACTATTGCGACGAGATAGACAGGCTCGATATTTACAGGTTTAAGGCGTTTAACGAGGTCGCCGTAATGATGGGCGATTATACCGTAGTGCTTACGCCCAAAGAGCTCGTCGAGGTTCTTCGCGACGCCGCTACCGCCGCCGTGGACAAATACATTTCGGCGGGTTTCAAACGCGCGCATACGTTCACCGAAGCGCTGATAAGGTTATATCCCGATAAGGTCAAGGACTTTGTCGCAAGGTCGCTCGAACTCGGTTCGCCGCGCACGCGGCTTGGCGTTCTTCACGCGTTGCCGCAGTATTTTATAAGCGAAAATGCGGAAGTGATTTTCGGCGGCAAGATCGGTATTTCTATCGAAGAGCTTTCGGTTTTTACTTGGAGAATAAAGGTCGATAGAACGCCCGAAAAGAACCTTCCTATCATGTTCGACGGGCTTCTTGCCGTGCTCGAACAAATGGACAAGGTCAACTATTATTTCAAAACGGACGACGAGATATCGTTCGCGCACGAGCTCAGCAAGTCGAGCGTTGTCGAAGACCTTGCTGAAATCGCCGTAAAGCTCAATAGCCGAAATCGCGCGCTCGTGCTCGACAAAATGTACGATAGCTTTAAGGACGAAGCGCAGGCGACGTACCTCGGCAAGATAGGAAACTTGACCTCGCTCGACAGGCGTGCGTGCACGATCTGTCTGTTAAAGACGGACGGCTATAACGCAAGCAAGCAGTACGACGCCGAAAAAATCACGCTTACGTACGACGAAGCTGTCAAGGTCAGCGACTATCTGAAATCGAAAAAGCAGTCGGTCAAGACCAAGATAATCAAGGAGTTTATCAAGTCTAAGGACAGCGATAAAATCGCCGACTATCTTATAGGGTGTAAGGAAGACTACAAAGTTGCGGCGGGCGAAGAAATACGAAAAAGCTCAGATAAGGTAAGTTGCGAAAAGCTGGATAAGACAACAAGCCGATATTATTGGGAGGCCGAGAGCGTATTCAAGAACGAAAAGCCGCAAGCCGAAATCGACAAGCTTGCCGCCCTAAAAATTAAAAGCTATAAACCGTGCGTACCGAACGCCAAAAAGCTCCAATCGCTTGCGGATAAACTGACCGAGCTGTTAAAAACAAACGCCGATTACGAGTATAAGCCCAAGTACGGCGACGCGCTTGTAACGCTCGGTGCGGAGTTCAGGCTCATGGATAACGGCGAGCCCGCGCTTACCTTCGGCGCGTACCCGTTCGGGAACGAGATACACGATATTATACTATCGGTGTTTTCGGGCAACGAGCTTGCCGATTTATTGGTTTTTCTTTTCGCCCAAAAATGCGGAAATAAATTATGCAGTGCGCTCTACGGCGACGGCAGGGATGCGAAGGGCGCGCTTGCGGTTTTCGAAAAGTTCGATAAGAAATATTTTTCGGTCAACGCGTATACGATATTGCGCGATCTTTTCAGTGCGGCGGTTCGCGAGTTTTTAAACGAGGACACGTCGATTGCGGCGGCGTTGCGCTTTACCGAAAAAGAAGTTTTGCCGCTGTTAAAGGACGACACGCCGTATGAGTTTTTGCGAGCGCTCGGGCGGTTCGGCGACAATGCGCTGAATGCGCTTGCGCATATCCTGTGCGTATGGAACAAGAACGACTGCGATAGCACTTGGTTCGAAATAGATATTACGGCAAAGGTGTACGAGGCGGGGTATTTTTCGGACGCGCTTATGAAGTATTTTATACTCGAATACGACTCGTACTTAGGCATACTTTACGAACCCGAGGCGGAGATTTGCGTACTGCGCGACGACGGCAAATATCCCAAGTTTAAGGCGTTTATAAACCGTTTTGTCGACGAGGGGCTTCAAACCGAGTTTGCGCGCGGCAGTCTGGAAACGCCGTACGATTCGGTGCTGAGGCGCATTCGCCGCATATATGGCGTGGATAACTATATGCACGCGATAGCCGCGCTGAGAGGGCTTACTTGGGTGCGTTCGCCGTACGGCACGAGCAAGGACGATATGCTGTCCGCCATACTCAAACGCATTGTAAAGACTTCGGGCGAAAGCTACGAGCAGTACGAGAGCAGTGTAAAAAAGTACGGGATCACCGACGACGAGCTTATAAAAGCTACGCTGTTCAATCCCGAATACGCTGACTATGCGGCGAAGTATTTGAATATAAAAAATCTCAAACTCGCGGTGTATTGGTTCGTCGCGCACCTTAACGAAACGGTGGAAAACGAACGGCAGGAACGCCGCGTCGAGCAGATTAAGCAGTTCTCCGATATAAACTATCTCGACTTTAAGGACGGCGCGTTCGACTCAAAGTGGTACGCCGAAATGAAATCGTCGGTCGACGAAAAGACCTTGAAGCGAATTTACGACAACGCCAAATACGTGACGGTTGGGGGACTGCACAAGCGCGCGCAACGCTTCTTCGACGCGGTTAGCGGCAAGATAACCAAGAAAGAATGTCTTGACAAGATATCGACTACGCGCAATAAAGATTATTGTCTTATTTACAGTCTTATTCCTATCGAGAATAGAGCCGATCTCATAGAGCGGTACGAGGTGCTGTCGGAGTTCCTGCGCGCGAGCAAGCAGTTCGGCGCACAGCGTCAGGCGAGCGAGCGCAGGACGGTCGATATAGCGTTCGAAAATCTCGCGCGCGTCGCGGGCTACGCCGATACCGACGTGTTCGTATTCGAAATGGAATCTGAAAACCCGAGCGACATATATAAGCCCTACGATTTCGACGGAGTGACTGTCACGCCGTATATAGACGAGAACAAGTTTAAGGTCGGGTACAGAGTAGAGAAGGACGGAAAAACGCTGTCGTCCGTGCCCGCCAAGCAAGCCAAAAACAAGGAATTGGCTGCGCTCCGCGACCAAATAAAGCAGCTCAATAAAAAGTTCAGGCGGATAATAACGGGGCTGGAAAACGCTATGAACACGTTGAGCGAGTTCACGGTGGATAGGCTCGTATCCATGAGCCGTGAGCCGCTTATAAAAACTGCGCTCGGCAAGCTAGTGTTTATGGCAGACGGCAGGGCGGCGGTATTCGACGGAAGCAAGCTGACAGATTTCGACGGCAAGAAGATCTCCGCAGATAAATGCTATATCGCGCACGCCGTAACGCTCAAAGAGAACGCGCTCCTCGATAAAGCGATAGCGCATATCGTAAAGAACAATATCAAACAGCCGTTCAAGCAGGTGCTAAGAGAAATATATATCAAGTCGCCCGAGGAGAAAACGCAGGACGAAGTGCTGCGCTTCCGCGGGTTCAACGTCGATTTGAAGCGTTGCGTCGCCGCGCTCAAAAGCAAGGGTTGGAGCGTGTCCGAGGATATAGGACTGAGAAAGGTATACTATAAGACCGATACCGTCGCGGCGATTTTCAGGGAGTTCGATATTTTCTATACCGTCGACTTCGAAAACCTAAACCGCGAGCTCCACGGCATATATTTTCTTAATAGGCGCGACTGCGAAATCATCCCGCTCGAAAAGGTCGACAGCATAACGTTCTCTGAAACGTTGCGCGACGTCGATCTTATGATAACGGTAAGCTCGAATACGGTGTACGACTTCGAGCTTGCCAAGTCGACCGTGGAAATACGTAAAGCGGTACTCACTTCCATAGTCGACATATTGTCGCTTAAAAACGTGACATTCTTAAAGGACAATATCAGGGTGGAAGGGCATTACGGCACGTACGTAGTCAATATCCGCACGGGACTTGTGTTCAAAGAGGGCAAGGGCAATCTTTTGCTCGATACCGTGTACAGCGTGGATAAACCGCTGCTCTTGGACTTTGTGGACGAAGACCCTATGACCGCCGATATAATATCCAAGGCGATAGTTCTATCCGCCGACGAGAAAATTCGCGACGCGGCGATATTGCGCGAGATAAAAGATTAATATAACAAAAATTTGAAATTCGCTTAAAAACGGTTGATTTATTAATAATGTTGTGTTATAATAAATAAGCTTTTGAGCGAGCCACTATAGTCTAGAGGTTAGGACGTTGGCCTCTCACGCCGAAGACCCGGGTTCGATTCCCGGTGGTGGTGCCACAAAAACACTCCACACTAATGTGTGGAGTGTTTTTGTATTACCACCCTGAAATATCCCGCGCAGTAGTGTTTTGCTTAATAAAATAGTTCGGCAATTCGGCGCGGGTAACTTCGTAAATACCGCGACAAAAATACTTTTGCAAGCAAGTATTTTTGTCTTGTATTGACCGCTAGGCGCTCGGCGAAGCCGAAGCTCGCCCGCGATTTCCGCGGGCATTCCCGATATTTTTATTTTTTATCTTATTCCTCTTTTATTTCTCCGGTCTGTTTGTTCTTCATTCTCGTCCAGCTGATAAAGCCGTATACGTCGTAAACGAAAAATAGGGTAAAGCACACTATCATCGGGATATACCCGACGTTCTCGATAGAAGCGAGCACCCATAGCACGATAAGCACAATATCGTTCGCCGCATACGCCAAGCCGTAAAGCGGAATACGCAAAAAGGTTAGCGCGGCGGCGATAAAGCTGGTAGTGACCGATATAGTGCTCGTTATTAAATTTGTGGTGTTGATAGCGTCGAGAATAAAATAGAACGCCACCGTTACGACTGTGGCGAGAATAATCATGACTATGACTTTAACGCGCGTCAGCTTGCCGACCTTTACCTGCGCGCTGTCCTTGTACGGGTTGCGCAGCCACGAGATCGTAGCGACGAGGGCGGCGGGCGCGCTCATGCCGAGATAGGTGATCATCTCGCCGTAGTACCCGAAAAAGTACGATACCACGCCATAAAACACGGCGAATATCATAGTCAGAATTTGCCCTATAACGTTGCCCTTAACTATGAATATAAGCGCGGTTACGCCTGTTATAGACGAAACCAGCGTCAAATAATCGCGCGCGCCGCAAACGACGAACGAAACGACAATCGCCGCGACCGAAAATACCCACAGTATAATATCGAATTTGTTAAACAGCTTAAATACGTTTTTCATGAGAATATTTTGCTTATTTAATATAGCAAGCGCGGCAAATATTGTCAAGCGAAGATATATACGTTTTGCTATGCAAGTTATCCGTGCTCGTGATATATTAAAAATATTGATCGCTTCGCGGTGATTAAGAAATGCCCTCATCCGCCCCGTTGGGGCACCTTCCCCAATTAGGGAAGGCTTAGTGTGGTCGAGCTGTATCACATTCTGCCTTCCACAATTAGGGGCATGGGGTGGGGGACCGCTTGCGGTGTCGGGAATTATTATTTTCCTAACGATATATAAAAACAGTTGACAAACCCCCGATAACATGATAGAATAATAAAGCCTTTTGGGGGTATAGCTCAGTTGGTAGAGCGCTTGAATGGCATTCAAGAGGTCAGCGGTTCGAACCCGCTTATCGCCACCACGAAAAAACCGGCGCAATAGCGACGGTTTTTTCGTGGTGGAGATAAGCTTCTTGGTGAGTAGCGCGCCGTATCTTTGCACAATTACAGTATATATGAAAAAGAATTGTTTTTCACGATTATTTGTGTTGATATTTCGGCGCGCGGTTCGCTAACCGCTTGCGCGCAGCGCAAAGGTCGCCCGCGAGTTCCGCGGGCAACCCGCTTTGGTTTTCGTGCGGCACATATAGAACAAACGTGCCCCGTTGCCTTTTTGCGCTCGACGGTTCAGTTTGTTTCTTTATTTTTTTTGAATACTGACAGAATTTTATCGGTTATTTTTTTGTTAAACACGACGAATTTATCCCATAAAAACTCGGTGGCAAAGTTGATCAGCATCATAGAAGCGGTAATAACCATTTCGTAGTTTTGATCCCAGCCCGTGCCGGCGGCGGTTTTCCATGCGCTCACGATCGCATTTGCGCCGAAAGTCGATAGGGGAGCGAATGCGCAGTAGTACAGCACAACAAGCGCCATGGAAATCGGCACGTTGCTCGCGGACTTAAACGTAAATTTGCGGTTGAACGTAAAATTCCATATAACCGAGAGTATAAGTCCTATAAGGTAGGCGATCCAATAATAGTCGCTGCCTTCGGGCATAAGCCCTGTCCAGGTAGAAAGCAATCCCGTCGCTACGAATTGTATTATGCCCGCCGAAATCGAAAACCCGACAAATTTAAGCAGTTGTACAAACTGCTGTTTTTTGGTCGGCTTGCTTTGTGTTTCAGCCGACACAGGCTCGATGTTTTCGTTTGTCGTTTCGGTAGTTTTTTCCGTTGTTTCCATTTTAACTCTCGGTTTGTTTTTATTGTTCTTACTGTAATACCATAACACAAAATGCCTAAAATTACAAGCTTTGTGCGGAGAAAAACCCAATGATTTCCATTTGAGTCGATGTAAATAACTAAATTAGTTTTAAGTTATTACGAAATATGCTTGAAAAATATCGGCAATTTTATTATAATTATTGTGTGCACGGGTATCGATTGCCGAGCTGTTCGAATTATACACGAGAGGAAACACAATGAGAGAGAAGTTAAAAACGTTTATCGCAAAATACGGATATGCGGTGATATTGGCGTTAGGCGTATTCGCAATGGATCTTTTCGTATACTACATTGTTCCGTTTATAGGTAATAACTTTAAGACGTGGAATTTTTCCATTACCGGGTTTGACGACAAAGTGCCGTTAGTTAGAATTTTCTTTATACCGTACTTTTTGTCTTATCCGTTTTGGTTGATTATTCCGATCGTCGCGGGAAAAAACAGGCAGCGGCTGTGCAATTGGTTCATTGCCGTGGCGATGTGCTTTTTAATATTTGCTATTATTTACAGCTTTCTGCCCACGACGATAGAACGCCCTATCGACGAAATGCTTGCAAGCGACAGCGCGCTTGACAGATTAATAGGTAAATTCTATCTTTTGGACGGTGGGTATACGCCGAGCGCCGTTTTCCCGAGCCTGCATTGTCTGTTGAGCACTTTTTGCTACTTGTCCGTGAGAAGGCAAAAGAATATACATATATCGATTAGAATAGGTTCGCTCGTTATGTGCGTGCTTATCTTGTTGTCCACGCAGTTTACCAAACAGCACTATATCGTGGATATGATCCCGTCCGTAGTGCTGGCGGAGCTCACGTTCTTTATATGCAACAAATTCAATCTCGGCAAAAAGCTGTTAGTGTTGATCGAAAAAATCGAAAACAAGCTGAAAAAGGTCGGGGATACTCATAATGCCGAAGATACGCACAATGCCGAAGCAATAGAGGATAATGCCGAAGATACGCACGACGCCGAAGCGATAGAGGATAATGCCGAAGGTCCGCGCAACGCAGAAAATGATTATAATTAGATTAGAAAACAATGCAATTCAGTATGACTTGTTGACAAATCAACTATAAAAGCGGTATAATATCAATTACGACATAAGCTATAAGCTTTGCTAAAATTTAATTTCAGATAGGGTGAATTTACAACGTGATAACAGTAAAAGAAATTTCGTCGAAGCGCGATAAAAAACGTTTTTTCAAGTTTGTAATAGATTTATACAAAAATAATCCGCACGCTTGTTGCAACTTATATTCCGAAGAGTTCGACGAATTCGATCCGGAAGTGAACGACGCGTTTCGTTTCGCAGATTGCCGTATGTTTTTGGCATACAAGGACGGCAAGATAGCGGGGCGCATCGCCGGCATTTGGCATAGAGGGGTCAACGAGAAATTCGGGTATAAGCAGCTCCGTTTTACGCGGTTTGACGTCATTGACGACTTCGAAGTCACAAAGGCGCTTTTCGATAAGCTGTTCGAGTGGGCGAAAGAGCTCGGCATGACCGAGATAATCGGACCGATGAGCTTTTCCGATCTCAACGAGGAGGGTATGCTCATCGACGGCTTCGATAAGGACAGCAACTACATAGAAATTTATAACTATCCTTACTACGTCGAACACATGGAGAAGCTCGGCGCGTATAAGGTCGTGGACTGGAACTGCTACGTAATGACGCCGCCGGATAAACCGGACGAGCGCATGAAGCGGCTCAGCGACGCAGCCATGGCTAAGTACGGCTACGAAATTCTCGACGTGGCGTATCTTTTGAAACACGACAAAAAGAAGCTCAACGATTACGTCATGGAAGCTCTGGACGTTATGAACGTTGCATTCGAGCATTTGTACGGCGTCAGTCCGGTAAACGAAAAGCAAAAAGCCCGCGAGGCAAAAACGATCTTTTCCGTACTCATTCCCGACCTTGCAACCGTCGTTCTCAAAGACGGCAAGGTTATCGGCTACGGATTATGTATCCCGTCGCTTAAAGAAGTTTTTCAAAAGGGCAAGGGGCGAATATTCCCCGGCGGACTTATTCCGTATATAAAAACCATGAAGCATCCGAAGGTTGCCGATATGTTGCAAATAGGCGTTTTGCCCGAGCACCAAAGCAAGGGCGTGCCCGCAATTATCATCAACCATTGTTTGGAGGGTGTAATTCGCCTGGGCATAAAAAAGCTGGAAGCGGGTCCGCAGCTCGAAGAAAACCGCAAAGTTCAAAACCTGTGGAACGGGTTCGACGCCGATCTTGCTAAACGCGCAAGATGCTGGGGATTGAAAGTAGAATAACGTTATAATGCAAGTGAAAAAGCTTGCTTGCAAGGGCTTTTTCACGCCGTATTTCAACGTGCGGCGTTTATTTGCTTTTAGCAAATAAGTTTGCGATAGCAAAACAAAAACGAAGTTTTTGTAAGCCGTGTAACGTTATAATGCAATATCGGCAGGTTCGAAAGAGCTTGCCGATTTTTCCTTATTAACTTTTCGCTCGTAATATACTTGCAATAGTCGATATTTTTTGATAAACTTAAATATATCTTTCGTTACCGAGGAAGAAAGCATGGGTTTATATTCCACTCATCATATAATATTTATCGTGTTGGCGTTCGTGTGCCTTGTGGCGGCGGTTTTGGTTTTTAAGCTCGCGCTAAAAACGGACAAGGCCAAGGATATATTTATTAGGTGTCTAGGCGGCGTGCTTACCGTCAGCCTTATAATGAACCGTATTTCGATCACAGTTTGGAACAATACAGGGCTGGGTGCGCTCAATCTCATTCCTCAATCTTATTGCGGAATGACGAGCCTTCTCCTCGGCTTGTTTGCCACGTTCGGCAAAAAGGATATGAAGGTTTTTCACTTCCTCGTGTACGTGGAAATTTTGGGGGGACTCGCCACGATTTTCTATCCCAACTTCTTGGACCAAGGTCCGTCGTTCTTCTTTATGCCGACGATAACCGGTATGAACCATCACGCCTGCGGCTTGATACTGTGCGTTATACTCATACTCGGCAAATGGTTCGAGCCGTCCTTTAAGCGTTGGTACGTTTTCCCGATAGGGCTTAGCATTTATACGCTGTTCGGGCTGTTCCTTATCGATCCGCTCGGCATACCCGGCTCAATGAATATCGACGAACCGCTTATATCGGGCACTCCGCTTAAATGGTGGTTCGTGCTTATCGTAGGCACTGCCGTAGTCGCGGGG encodes the following:
- a CDS encoding nicotinamide mononucleotide transporter gives rise to the protein MKNVFKLFNKFDIILWVFSVAAIVVSFVVCGARDYLTLVSSITGVTALIFIVKGNVIGQILTMIFAVFYGVVSYFFGYYGEMITYLGMSAPAALVATISWLRNPYKDSAQVKVGKLTRVKVIVMIILATVVTVAFYFILDAINTTNLITSTISVTTSFIAAALTFLRIPLYGLAYAANDIVLIVLWVLASIENVGYIPMIVCFTLFFVYDVYGFISWTRMKNKQTGEIKEE
- a CDS encoding YwaF family protein, encoding MGLYSTHHIIFIVLAFVCLVAAVLVFKLALKTDKAKDIFIRCLGGVLTVSLIMNRISITVWNNTGLGALNLIPQSYCGMTSLLLGLFATFGKKDMKVFHFLVYVEILGGLATIFYPNFLDQGPSFFFMPTITGMNHHACGLILCVILILGKWFEPSFKRWYVFPIGLSIYTLFGLFLIDPLGIPGSMNIDEPLISGTPLKWWFVLIVGTAVVAGFTFVYDLVKARLAKNKNVAAAEQTATTDTPENTETPETENS
- a CDS encoding DUF4132 domain-containing protein, with protein sequence MVTDKRILKAIASVDDPVVKSILEREDYDVGHDVDLDFIFKHEKAYRKLIPDYFDTMVEAIERNQMLGWHFRTVLTSYLCLQTGTVDPTDLNSVKNFEAAGIDITALSNRSLMKGCIDGKIFKTGLDKKKFTAQNVIDFINKNPLYTSFFSQLLVTYDDTTLWQNSVEHVINAKNEDGLRISELRAMLTTTNPRALAYYCDEIDRLDIYRFKAFNEVAVMMGDYTVVLTPKELVEVLRDAATAAVDKYISAGFKRAHTFTEALIRLYPDKVKDFVARSLELGSPRTRLGVLHALPQYFISENAEVIFGGKIGISIEELSVFTWRIKVDRTPEKNLPIMFDGLLAVLEQMDKVNYYFKTDDEISFAHELSKSSVVEDLAEIAVKLNSRNRALVLDKMYDSFKDEAQATYLGKIGNLTSLDRRACTICLLKTDGYNASKQYDAEKITLTYDEAVKVSDYLKSKKQSVKTKIIKEFIKSKDSDKIADYLIGCKEDYKVAAGEEIRKSSDKVSCEKLDKTTSRYYWEAESVFKNEKPQAEIDKLAALKIKSYKPCVPNAKKLQSLADKLTELLKTNADYEYKPKYGDALVTLGAEFRLMDNGEPALTFGAYPFGNEIHDIILSVFSGNELADLLVFLFAQKCGNKLCSALYGDGRDAKGALAVFEKFDKKYFSVNAYTILRDLFSAAVREFLNEDTSIAAALRFTEKEVLPLLKDDTPYEFLRALGRFGDNALNALAHILCVWNKNDCDSTWFEIDITAKVYEAGYFSDALMKYFILEYDSYLGILYEPEAEICVLRDDGKYPKFKAFINRFVDEGLQTEFARGSLETPYDSVLRRIRRIYGVDNYMHAIAALRGLTWVRSPYGTSKDDMLSAILKRIVKTSGESYEQYESSVKKYGITDDELIKATLFNPEYADYAAKYLNIKNLKLAVYWFVAHLNETVENERQERRVEQIKQFSDINYLDFKDGAFDSKWYAEMKSSVDEKTLKRIYDNAKYVTVGGLHKRAQRFFDAVSGKITKKECLDKISTTRNKDYCLIYSLIPIENRADLIERYEVLSEFLRASKQFGAQRQASERRTVDIAFENLARVAGYADTDVFVFEMESENPSDIYKPYDFDGVTVTPYIDENKFKVGYRVEKDGKTLSSVPAKQAKNKELAALRDQIKQLNKKFRRIITGLENAMNTLSEFTVDRLVSMSREPLIKTALGKLVFMADGRAAVFDGSKLTDFDGKKISADKCYIAHAVTLKENALLDKAIAHIVKNNIKQPFKQVLREIYIKSPEEKTQDEVLRFRGFNVDLKRCVAALKSKGWSVSEDIGLRKVYYKTDTVAAIFREFDIFYTVDFENLNRELHGIYFLNRRDCEIIPLEKVDSITFSETLRDVDLMITVSSNTVYDFELAKSTVEIRKAVLTSIVDILSLKNVTFLKDNIRVEGHYGTYVVNIRTGLVFKEGKGNLLLDTVYSVDKPLLLDFVDEDPMTADIISKAIVLSADEKIRDAAILREIKD
- a CDS encoding GNAT family N-acetyltransferase produces the protein MITVKEISSKRDKKRFFKFVIDLYKNNPHACCNLYSEEFDEFDPEVNDAFRFADCRMFLAYKDGKIAGRIAGIWHRGVNEKFGYKQLRFTRFDVIDDFEVTKALFDKLFEWAKELGMTEIIGPMSFSDLNEEGMLIDGFDKDSNYIEIYNYPYYVEHMEKLGAYKVVDWNCYVMTPPDKPDERMKRLSDAAMAKYGYEILDVAYLLKHDKKKLNDYVMEALDVMNVAFEHLYGVSPVNEKQKAREAKTIFSVLIPDLATVVLKDGKVIGYGLCIPSLKEVFQKGKGRIFPGGLIPYIKTMKHPKVADMLQIGVLPEHQSKGVPAIIINHCLEGVIRLGIKKLEAGPQLEENRKVQNLWNGFDADLAKRARCWGLKVE